GGTGGAGGGGGTGAgtagggtggggagaaggggtatTTCCTGGCTTTCCCACCTTCAAACTTGAGTCGATCCCTTCCGCAGGGGTCCAGTCGGAGCAGCCAACTGCCGCCTGGAGCCCCGTGACGTCACCAGCTGCCGGGCGGATTCTTCCCTGTAAGTACCTAGTCCTCCCCGCCCCGCGCGCGCCACCCGCTGCCCAGCTCGTCTCGGGCCAGCGAGTGGGGGCGGGGCGCGGCCTCGGGCTGGGCAGCCCTCCCCCACCAGGCCCCCCGGGGTGGTCGCGGAGTCAGGTGCTGGCACCGGTCCCCGCGGGAGGTGGTGCTGGGCCCCGCGGTGTGCAGGTCTGGCCCACGGATTGAGCCCGGGGCGCAGCCCTCCGGTCAGCCCGGGCAGCCCCGTGACACCCTCCCCTGCCTCTTTCACCCTCATCCTTAGATCTTTCCGACGCATCGACCCAGATCgtctgcccccttcccccttaCTATGGTCCCCATTCACGTACCCACCTCTCGGGTCTCCGTCTGAGATTTAGTTCCCCGTCCTACCAGGTAGTGCCCCTCAGTCCTTACCGGTAACAATCCCCAGCCCTTATTCCGGAACACCTTACCTCCACCACCTGCGGAAACTCTGCCAGACAGAAACCACCACGCGTGCTCCAAGTCCTCTGCGGGATGCTCCTTCCCGTGAATCTCCTCCACCCACACCCCCTCAGTCTATCAACTTTCGTGGGGCTCACGGCCCCCCAACCCACTGTCTCCCTAAGGCCAAGCATCCTACGTGCAGTACCTCTTCCTGGGCCTGCTCCTCACCTGCCTGCTGTTAGGGGTGGCTGCCATCTGCCTGGGAGTGCACTGTGAGTATGGCTGCCCCCCATTTCCCATTGCCCCCAGACAACGTTCTCCCCCACTCTCCCCAACAGCTGCCCTGCCTAGCAGGGCCCGGAATCACTACCACCACATCTTCAGCTTTCGTCTGGCTTCCAGCCAGGTCTGTTTCAGAGTGCCGTGACTTCCTAAATTGTCCTCACCTAATCCAGTACCTCCTTAAGCTTCAGGCAGTCAGATCTTATATTCCATTCCAGCCTGTTATGCAGAAAGTTGCAAGAAGCAGCAAAAGGACTGATGCTGAAGCCTCAGGGCACCAGAGCATGGCTGAAGATGTCCTCCAAATCTCTCTTTATGGCCAAACAGATTTCCAGGTGTCTCAGCAGCTCCAGCAGATGAACAGGGTTCTGGAAGCCACTAACAGCACCCTGAGGCAGCAGCTGCGCCAAAAGATAACCcagctggggcagagggaagaggattTGCAGGGGTCCAGGACGGAGCTGGCCCAGAGTCAGGAAAGACTACAGGTGGAACAGAAGGTTGGCCAGGCTACCAAAGAGCAGTTGCAGGCCTGCCAGTCAGATGGGGAGAAGACAAAAGAGGCCTTGAGAAATAAGGAGATACAAAGGATGAACTTGGGGCAGAGGCTGAGCAGCGTGCAGGACACACTGAAGCCCTTCTTCACATGCCCCTCACCAGGTATCTGCTCTGGGAAAGGGGAGATGGTAGGACCTGCCATGAAGGATGGATTGAAGTGAGGGGTCTATCTATCTATTAGGAAGCCACTGAGTTGTTCAGGAAAGGGGTAATGAACCAGAGTGCTGGCTGACATGACCTGTGCAGCCTGGGCCAACAGGGCGAAGGATCTAGCTGCATACTGGTTTTAGGGAGGGCTCACCCAGCTCTAAGGCTGATCCTGTAGGGGAGAAGAGGGTGGTAGCCAGCAGTGCAAATGACACTGTCCAAAGCAGCAAACTCAGGGCTCACCTGGCTTGACATCAGTGTCAAGGATCTGGGAACCCCCTGAATTTGGATGTGAAATTGATTGTTCGCATGTTTTTCTAAAAAGAGGACCTGTAGCTTTAATTAATTCTCTCTACATCTGAGATTCCCCAAAAGATTAAGAATTACTGATGGATGAGGTACAGTCTGGGGCTGGGGCAAGGCAGCTGAAGCTCTCGCAATGAGGTGGGCAGGGATGTTGTAGGACAGGGAATTAGGGTGGAATGCTCATCCCTTTTGAAAGGAGGAGTCCAGCCCGTGTGTGGGGATGAGGGAGGGGGACACATAGAAGGTCTGCCAAAGTTGGCTGAGGTTGAGGCAGGGTCCCCAGCCCAACGGGACTGGAATGTCCATGGACTGGTTGTCTAGAGGTTAGGCTCTGTCTAGCTCAGGGGCATCTGGCTACTCCCCCAAGGCTTAAAACAGAGAGGTTATGTACAGACACCCCCAGCCCTCATTTCTTTAACCTTCTCATTCTCTACAAGCCTCAGTTCCATGACAGTgctgccccctccttccccacagctGAACCCTAGACCTCAGCATCCCAAGCTGCTCTTCCGCTGAAAGGATGGCTTCGGGTCTTCACTCTGACCACAGCTGGCCCTCTATAGGCTTTCCACACACTTCTTCTTCAACCTCACGGAGGCCTCCAACCTGCTGGCTCCCCTGTTTCCTCCCTTCCCATCAGCCATCACCTGTCTTCACTTCTCTCTCTACCCATCTTGGATTTGGGGGCCCATCACTTCAGCCAACCCACTCACTCCTCGGCTCCATTGTCCTGGATGAATGCACATGCCTGCACCCAGGGGTGACAAGCTGTGCAGTCATTCTGCTTGGTGCCACAAATCTCTAGTCTCAACTTCAGCTGGGGCCCCAGCACTGCCTGCCTTGGCAAATCTGCAGTGGTCGGCTGGCTCTCTGTACCCTACtaccctctctctcactctcagcAGATGCCCTCCTCTGTCAGAGAGGAACACCCTCTATTTTTCATCAACAAATCTATATatccatttgcatttttctccatcttcatgTCTTGCAAGGATAACTGCAACAGCTTGCTGAATGTTTTTCCTAAACGTCCCCCCTCCAAATCCACTTTTCATGTTGCAGCCAGAGtaatcctttaaaaacaaaaatctgatcatgtcatccCAGTTAAGATCATGTCATTTCACTTAATTAATTACATCAAAAGTTACGGAATACATACTATATGTCTAGCACTGTACCCAGGCACTTGGGATACAACCAGAGTACAAAATGCTTCAGTGTAAAACCCTACATTGACTTTCTCTTGctcataatataaaaataaaaaaatcctcAACCTGGCCTCCAAGGCCCCTGCCTACCTTTCAGCATGCTGCTTGTCCCCTCGCCCTCGTCCATTTGGCCACACCgacttctttttattcctttaagtTGCTGTTAGACAGTAACCTAAGGCGGTAGCTGGGTGGGGATGAGAAAACGTAGACAGAAGAGAGGGAGCTGGAGGAGAAGGAATGACTTTTGAGTGATGGAGGTAGGACAGATGGGACGAAGCAACGGAGGGAGGTGGGTTGGGATCAGGAGCATAGACTGGGGTGCGGGATGTTAAAGAAAGAAGAGGTTTATTTCTGACAGATAGTCAGGAAAAGAGGAACAGAGAAGAGACAAATTTTTAGGTGGAGAGGAGGAAAATGGAGAGAGTTCACACGTCAAGTGTCTGAATTTCAGCAAAGCAGGCAGCAAGGTTGTCTACTTGTGGAAGAGTGGAGGGGAAGGTGGTGGCTAGCCGCTTGAGGAGTGTGGGAAAGTTTGAATATGCAGTGAGAAATGCTTTAGGGAGCCAATGAGATGAATGGGAGGCCTATTGAACACTTGTTTATCGGGGGCCCAGGTGAAGTTAGCCAAAATGGGGGAGTAAACGGCAATTGTTCAGAAATTGGGGATAGTACCACCAGTCCTTTTCAAATAAGCCTCCTATATTTTAAGGAGTAAAGTTGTTGAATGCTAAAGGATTTTACTAAGTATGCACAGATATGGCATTTCCagggaaggcaagaaagaaagattGCAAAGATTAAGGACCAGAAGTCAGTGAAGGCACTGAGGTTCGACCCCAGGGAACATTGTCAGCAACCAGATTGCTGAGTATTCACTTCATCCCAAGTGTTGAGATCTCCCTCCTGGGTCTGGGCAGTGCTGCcacactctttcttctttttagattcctGCTGTCCCTTGGGATGGATACCGAATGAGAGGAGGTGCTTTTACATCTCAATTACTAAGAGAAATTGGGAGGACAGCCAAAGGCATTGTAAATCTCTGTCCTCTGAACTGGCCAAAATCAGCGACGACACGTCTTATTCATATGGAGTAAGAAAACCCCTATTCAAAGACGGTATGGGTATTGTTGGGTAAAGGGACACGTGTCATCAATCAGGGATGGCAGTGCACACAAGGCGTGCGTCCCTTTTCCATGCAGCTTCTCAGCACAGTGCTCCAGATGGCCCTATTAACTGATTAGGGTTGGCGTGAGAGTTGAAACTTAACGAGCCATCTTTACGTTAACCTGTTTCTCATCTCAGCTTTCTGGTCAGCTCTGGGCTGCTGAACGGGTTCTTTGACTCTCATGGCCTCTCAGGCAGACAGGTTCCATACCTGGTGGGCTGGATTGTAGGGATTGGTTCCTTGTGACCAGAACAGCCCACAGAATGACTCTTCTTCGAAGGCTGGCAGAAATTCTTACccagcatgtgtgtgtgcgtgtgcctgCGCGCATGCACGCACGTGCACTGAAGGGTCAGCCTGCATCTGCAGGGTGGCACTTGAAGGATGCGGGGATGGTCACCGATGAGCCGATGTCATGCACCAAGGTCAGGCACAGTCCTCTTGCCAAAGCTCATAGCCTCTCTAGTGTTCATTTTCTTCCATCAGCCCAGGTGCCCTCCTCCCgacaccccctccctcctcctattCCAATATTTCCCATCACTCCTCACACACCTCTGGTCTCTCCGAATCTCCCTTCAGGTTTATTATGCCAGAAGCTTACGTA
This region of Delphinus delphis chromosome 6, mDelDel1.2, whole genome shotgun sequence genomic DNA includes:
- the CD72 gene encoding B-cell differentiation antigen CD72, which encodes MAEAITYADLRFVKAPLKKSISNRLGQDPEADEDGELTYENVQVPPGPGGPSSLASAGLGDKAGVQSEQPTAAWSPVTSPAAGRILPCQASYVQYLFLGLLLTCLLLGVAAICLGVHYFQVSQQLQQMNRVLEATNSTLRQQLRQKITQLGQREEDLQGSRTELAQSQERLQVEQKVGQATKEQLQACQSDGEKTKEALRNKEIQRMNLGQRLSSVQDTLKPFFTCPSPDSCCPLGWIPNERRCFYISITKRNWEDSQRHCKSLSSELAKISDDTSYSYGVYYARSLRKVLVQGGSAESYWIDFRNQFWQWSDGTRYNGYYSQGQRCTKVDGERQARLKVEDCSSSLPSICELEAFRYPDADRSLH